The nucleotide window GCGGAATGGATAAATATTTCCAAATTGTGAAATGTTTCCGCGACGAAGATTTACGTGCTGACCGTCAGCCTGAATTTACACAAATCGACTGCGAAATGGCTTTTGTTGAACAAGAAGACATTTTGAATGTTTTTGAAGGATTGACCCGTCATTTGCTAAAAGAACTAAAAGGAATCGAAGTCGATAAATTCCCAAGGATGACTTACGAGCATGCGATGAAAACCTACGGTAACGACAAACCGGATATCCGTTTCGGAATGGAATTTGGCGAGTTGAACCAATTCGCACAACACAAAGAATTCCCTGTTTTCAATGCAGCCGAATTGGTTGTTGGAATCGCGGTTCCTGGAGCTGGAAATTACACTCGTAAAGAAATTGATGCCTTAATTGACTGGGTGAAACGTCCGCAAGTAGGTGCCAGTGGAATGGTATATGTAAAATGCAACGAGGACGGAACTTATAAATCATCCGTAGATAAATTTTACGATCAGGAAGATTTGACTAATTGGGCAAAAACTACAGGAGCAAAACCTGGTGATATGATTTTTGTACTTTCAGGCCCTGCCGACAAAACAAGAACACAATTAAGCGCTTTGCGTATGGAACTGGCTACTCGTTTAGGTTTGAGAAATCCAGCCGAATTTGCACCACTTTGGGTAGTTGACTTCCCATTATTGGAATTCGACGAAGAAAGCGGACGTTACCACGCAATGCACCACCCATTTACATCTCCAAAACCGGAAGACATGCACTTATTGGAAACTAATCCAGGAAAAGTGCGTGCCAATGCCTATGATATGGTTTTGAACGGAAATGAAATTGGTGGAGGCTCAATTCGTATTCATGATAAAGCAACACAACAATTGATGTTTAAATATTTAGGTTTTACCGAAGAAGAAGCCAAAGCGCAATTTGGCTTCCTGATGGATGCTTTCCAATTTGGAGCACCGCCACATGGAGGCTTGGCTTTTGGACTAGATCGTCTAGTGGCTATTTTAGGGGGACAAGAAACAATTCGTGATTTTATCGCTTTCCCAAAAAACAATTCGGGAAGAGATGTTATGATTGATGCTCCATCAATTATTGACGAATCACAATTAAAGGAATTGAATATTAAATTAAATTTAACAAATTAGTCGAAAACATTGAATATCAATAATTTTAGAAAAAAATTTTGATAGAATGATTTTTGTATTATATTAAAGATTACATTTGTTTTATTATAAATTATTATTACTATTACAATGCGTACAGGTACAGTTAAATTTTTCAATGAATCTAAAGGTTACGGATTCATTACAGACGAAGAAACAGGAAAAGACATTTTTGTTCATGCATCAGGGATCAGCGCGGAAGAATTACGCGAAGGTGACCGAGTAAGTTATGAAGAAGAAGAAGGAAGAAAAGGAAAAGTAGCTGCTAAAGTAGCAGTTATCTAAGCATAAAAATAATTTCATATTTTTTGCAAGAGCGTCTAAAAGAACGTTCCGATTAATTTCGGAACGTTTTTTTTTGCGATATTCTCACTATAAAGCCTCTCAAATATGACATTATTTATAACAGATCAAAATAATGAGAATTTATAAATTTTTCTTAAACTAATTTTGATTTTCTACTTGTGATTTACACTCACTAAAGCTATCTTTGTGCATCGATTTTTAAGCAAAACATTTTCAATCATGCAATCCGAACAAATAAACTATATTCCAGTCTTTATGCAGCTAGCTTTGGCTGTGGTATTTGTAGTAGCCGTAATCATAATTTCAGGCAAACTTGGACCAAAAAGATCATCGGAAAACAAAGACCGAAACTTTGAATGTGGTATCGAATCAATAGGAAACGCCAGAATCCCATTTTCTGTAAAATATTTCCTTGTTGCCATCTTGTTTGTTCTTTTTGATGTCGAAGTAATCTTTCTATACCCTTGGGCCGTGAATTTCAAAGACTTAGGTATTGAAGGAATGATAAAAATGATTATCTTTATGATGCTTCTTTTGGTTGGTTTTTTCTATATCATCAAGAAGAAAGGTTTAGAATGGGAATAAAAAGTAAATTCAAATTTTAGGTATTTAGTCTTAAATTTAATTTCAATAATTCGAAAACAGGATTTAAGACGCAAAAATCCGAAATTGAAATTCATTAATTAAAACGATTTTATAAAACATTGATTCTGGCTTTAGGATCGCCAAGAAGCTAAATCCGAAATCTAAAAAATAAAAACAAAATGAGCGATTCAAAAATAAATATGGTAGCTCCTCCGGAAGGTGTTGTTGGTGAAGGTTTCTTCGCTACAAAACTAAATGATGTGGTAGGATTAGCACGTGCCAATTCGCTTTGGCCTTTACCTTTTGCAACTTCTTGTTGCGGAATCGAATTTATGGCTACAATGGCTTCACATTATGATTTGGCCCGTTTTGGCTCCGAAAGAGTAAGTTTCTCTCCTCGTCAAGCCGACATGCTACTAGTAATGGGGACTATTTCAAAAAAAATGGCTCCAATTTTACGCCAAGTTTACGAACAAATGGCTGAACCAAGATGGGTAATCGCTGTTGGTGCTTGTGCCACTTCAGGTGGAATTTTTGATACTTATTCTGTTTTACAAGGAATTGACAAAGTGATTCCGGTTGACGTATATGTTCCTGGTTGCCCACCACGTCCGGAACAAATCGTAGATGGAGTTATGAGATTACAGGAGTTAGTAAAAAACGAATCCGTAAGAAGAAGAAGTTCCCCGGAGTACCAAGAATTATTGGCATCTTATAACATTCAATAAGTAAAATGGCGTTAGAAACAACAGAAATTCAAGAGAAATTAACTACTACTTTTGGTTCAAAAGTTTTAGAATTCAAACAGGACAAAGATATTTTCTCATTTGAAGTAGAATCAGACATAATAACAGCTGTTATTCTTTATTTAAAAAACGACCCCACTTTGCGTTTTAACTTTTTAACCGATTTATGTGGTGTTCACTACCCGGATAATGAAGAAAGCAAACAATTTGCGATTGTTTATCATTTACACAATTGGATTGACAATAAACGCATCCGAATTAAATCCTTCTTAAACGAGTCAAAACCGGAAATCAAAACTGTTTCAAATATCTTTTTATGTGCCAACTGGATGGAAAGGGAAACCTATGATTTCTATGGAATCAATTTCATAGGGCATCCACAATTGAAACGTATTTTGAACATGGATGAAATGACGTCATTCCCATTGCGAAAAGAATTCCCGATGGAAGACAGTGGAAGAACTGACAAAGACGACAGGTATTTTGGAAGAACGCCATCAAATTGCTAAAAAAACTATATATAATTTTTCACATTA belongs to Flavobacterium aquiphilum and includes:
- the aspS gene encoding aspartate--tRNA ligase translates to MYRSHNCGELNASHINTEVTLAGWVQKSRDKGFMNWVDLRDRYGITQLIFDESRTVKEVFEAAKTLGREYVIQVKGTVIEREAKNKNIPTGEIEILVSELNILNAALTPPFTIEDETDGGEDIRMKYRYLDIRRNPVKNSLLFRHKVAMEVRKYLSDLDFCEVETPYLIKSTPEGARDFVVPSRMNEGQFYALPQSPQTFKQLLMVGGMDKYFQIVKCFRDEDLRADRQPEFTQIDCEMAFVEQEDILNVFEGLTRHLLKELKGIEVDKFPRMTYEHAMKTYGNDKPDIRFGMEFGELNQFAQHKEFPVFNAAELVVGIAVPGAGNYTRKEIDALIDWVKRPQVGASGMVYVKCNEDGTYKSSVDKFYDQEDLTNWAKTTGAKPGDMIFVLSGPADKTRTQLSALRMELATRLGLRNPAEFAPLWVVDFPLLEFDEESGRYHAMHHPFTSPKPEDMHLLETNPGKVRANAYDMVLNGNEIGGGSIRIHDKATQQLMFKYLGFTEEEAKAQFGFLMDAFQFGAPPHGGLAFGLDRLVAILGGQETIRDFIAFPKNNSGRDVMIDAPSIIDESQLKELNIKLNLTN
- a CDS encoding cold-shock protein, producing the protein MRTGTVKFFNESKGYGFITDEETGKDIFVHASGISAEELREGDRVSYEEEEGRKGKVAAKVAVI
- a CDS encoding NADH-quinone oxidoreductase subunit A; this translates as MQSEQINYIPVFMQLALAVVFVVAVIIISGKLGPKRSSENKDRNFECGIESIGNARIPFSVKYFLVAILFVLFDVEVIFLYPWAVNFKDLGIEGMIKMIIFMMLLLVGFFYIIKKKGLEWE
- a CDS encoding NADH-quinone oxidoreductase subunit B translates to MSDSKINMVAPPEGVVGEGFFATKLNDVVGLARANSLWPLPFATSCCGIEFMATMASHYDLARFGSERVSFSPRQADMLLVMGTISKKMAPILRQVYEQMAEPRWVIAVGACATSGGIFDTYSVLQGIDKVIPVDVYVPGCPPRPEQIVDGVMRLQELVKNESVRRRSSPEYQELLASYNIQ
- a CDS encoding NADH-quinone oxidoreductase subunit C, producing MALETTEIQEKLTTTFGSKVLEFKQDKDIFSFEVESDIITAVILYLKNDPTLRFNFLTDLCGVHYPDNEESKQFAIVYHLHNWIDNKRIRIKSFLNESKPEIKTVSNIFLCANWMERETYDFYGINFIGHPQLKRILNMDEMTSFPLRKEFPMEDSGRTDKDDRYFGRTPSNC